TGGCGCTCGTGCTCAATGCCGGCCGCTGGAAGATCTTTGCCACGGTCGCGCTGGCGCTGGCCTTGACGCGGATCTATCCGGCCGACGAGGGCCGCGTCACCACGGTGCGCAGCTTCTTCGGCGTGCACAAGATCGTGGAGACCCCTGGCGGCTATTTCCATGTGCTGATGCACGGCACCACGATTCACGGCGCCGAGCGCTTCCGCAACAATGACGGCACGCCGGTCACCGGCCGACCCGAGCCGATCACCTACTATCACCGGGATGGCGGCATCGGTCAGGCCATCACCGCGATCCGCGAGCGCAAGGGCGCGCCGTTGAAGGTCGCGGCGATCGGCGTTGGATCAGGCACGCTCGCCTGCGCCGCCGAGCCCGGCGAGGACTGGAAATTCTTCGAGATCGACCAGTCCATGGTGGATGCGGCGCGCGACCCGAAGAATTTCCGCTACATCTCGAGCTGCCTGCCGGATTTGAAGCCGGTGATTGGTGATGCGCGCCTCACCTTCGCAAGAGAGCCCGACGGCGTCTACGATCTCATCATTGTCGACGCCTATTCGTCGGATGCGATCCCGATTCATCTGGCGACAGAAGAGGCGATGAAGATCTACAAGGACAAGCTCGCCCCGCACGGCGCCGTGGTGATGCACGTCTCCAACCGCCATCTCGATCTGGAGCCCGTCGTGGTCGGCATCGCAGATGCCAACGATCTCAAGAGCTGGGTCTACGACGAGGATTCGGGCCGCGATGCCGACTACATCTTTTCCACCGACGTCGTCATCTCCGCGCGCGAGGCCGAGGACGTCGGCAAGCTGGCATCCTCCAAGCAATGGGAGGAGACCGAGCCCGATGAGAAGGTGCGGGTCTGGACCGACGACTATTCCAACATCTTGGGCGCGCTATACCGGCGCTTGCGCTACGGGGAGCAGTAAGCTCGGTGCCCCGGACGCAGCGCAGCGCTTCTTCAGCGGTGCGCTGCAGAGCCGGGGCCCATGTCTGCTGGGTCCCGGCTCTGCGTCGCGTCATTTCATGCCGCGCCGCGTCCGGGACACGAGATCATCCAAGGCCTACGGCTGGACCGGCGTCCCCGCCGGCAGCGCGATGCCCTTCTCGCCGGCGACCTGCCGCAGCAGATCCGGCCTGTCCGAGATGATGCCGTCGACGCCGAGCTCGATCATCCGGGCCATGTCTTCGGGCTTGTTGACGGTCCAGACCACGACGCGCAATCCCAGCGTATGGGCCTCAGCGACGAGCGCCCCGGTCACGTCACCGAAATAGGGCGACCACACCGCACCGCCCGCGGCCTTGATGGTGCGCGGCAGCGAGCCGCCGTGATCGGCCGGGTTGAAGCCTGCCGTCCAGCTGGTGGCCTTGTCGAGAGCGTTGGTCGGTGCCGAGCCACGCTGGAGCGTCAGGTACACCGTCGGAATTTTCGGGGCCTGCTGCTGAACGAGCAGCAGCGTCCGCCAATCGAACGACTGGATCATGACGCGGTCGGAGAATTTTTCGTCCGCGGTCACCCCGAGCAGCTTCGAGACGAAAGCCTGCGGCCCCAGCGATTGATCCGGATGATCCGGATCGATCTTGGTCTCGATGTTGAAGCGGACGCGCTCGTTGCCGGATTTGCGCACCAGCGCGAACAGCTCTTTCAGCGTGGGAATGCGCGTCCCCGGCACGGCGCGCTGGTCGGGGAACTGTTTGGCGTAGGCGCTGTCTGGCCGGATCCGGCCGACGTCATAGGTCCTGACGTCGGCGAAGCGCAGCTTGACGAAGGGCGTGCCGGGTGCCGCGACGTAGGTGCCATCAGCATCCCGCGCGAGATCGGGATTGAGCCCGCGCTCATGCGACACGACCACCTCGCCATCCGAGGTCACGCCGACGTCGAGCTCGAGCGTGTCCACGCCCATCGTGAGGGCGTTGGCGAAGGCCGGCAGGGTGTTTTCCGGCAGCAGCGCCCGTCCGCCGCGATGCGCCTCGAGATCGAACGCCATCGCCTTGTCGGTCATGGCTTGTCCTGTCGTGAGAACCGAAAGCACGGTCAGAATTGTCGCAACACGTGACGGCATCAGGGCTCGCAGCGCAAGTGAAAAGAAAAAGCATATGAAATCTTTGCTGCGTTCGTCCAGTCCAGTGGTCGACAGGGATAGCCGGCGCCCTTATCCTCCCAAGATTGCCATTCGACGCGCGTGACGGAATTTTCGCATGAGACGCGCTCCCTTGTTCGTCGCATTCTTGCTCGCGGTCCTGGCTTGCGGACCAGCCTCCGCCCAGCGCGGCAATGATTTCGATGCGCTGCTCGCGCAGATGAATGCGGCGACGCAAGCGGGGCATTGGGCCGAGGGCCTGGTTGCCGCGCAGAAACTGGAAGCCATGGTGCGCCGCCGCCAGGGCGCGGACAACATGAATTATGCCGGCGTGCTGCATAACGAAGGCATGTTCCTGCACAATCTCGGGCGCTATCCCGAGGCCGTCGACAGGCTGAATGCCGCGCTCGCCATCAAGCTTCGCAACAACGACGTCGCCTCGATCCTGCGCACCTCCAACCTTCTGGTCGGGTCGCTCGGCATGCTCGACCGGCGGGCTGAGGCGACGACGGTGGCCGAACGGGCGCTGGCGCTCGGCACCGGCGCGTTCGGTGCCGGCGACGTCCGTCTCTCCGATACGCTGGCCGCGCTCGGCGGATTGGAGCGTGACAAGGAGAACTACAAGGAAGCGGCCGGGTATTTCGAACGCGCGCTTGCCGGCCTGCAGGCCGCCGACGCGCCGCCGCTCGATGTTGCTTCCGCCCTGGACAATCTCGGCGATGTCTACGGCTTGCAGGGGCGCTTCGACGACGGCGAGCATCTGCTGAAGCAAGGAATCGAGCTGCTCGACCGCAACTTTGGCGGCAATGCAGAAGCCGCACCGAACTATGACAAGATGCTCAACGATCTCGGCAACCTCGATCTCGATGCCGGGCATCTGTCCGACGCCGAGGCCGTCATGCGGCGCGCATTGGCCATCGCGCGGGCGCGCAGCGGCGAGGCGCATCCGAACGTCGCGGCTACCATGGGCAATCTTGCGACCGTGCTGGAACACGAGGCGCGGTACGCCGAGGCCGAGAAGCTCTACCAGCAGACGCTGCAGGCCTACGAGCGGATCTACGGCCCCAACCATCCGACCACGGCGATCGGGCTGAACAACCTTGCCAACGTCTATTCGGCACAGGGCAAGAACGACGCGGCCGCCGGCGTCCAGGAGCGCGCGCTCGCGATCGACGAGAAGGCCTTTGGCCCCGATAGCCCCGATGTCGGACGCGCCCTCAACAATCTCGCCAACACCTATGCCAGCCTCGGGCGCAATGACCAGGCCCTCGGCCTCTACCGCCGCTCGCTCGCGGTGATGGAGCGCAAATTCGGCGAAGGCAGCGGCGCGAGCGCGCTGGCGGCGGGCTCGCTCGGACAGGCCTTGATGCAGGCCGGCAAGACGGACGAGGCCAGGCCCTATCTGGTGCGCTGTCTCGAGATCGACGAGCGCGTGCTCGGCGGAGCGCATCCCCAACTGATCAAGGATCTGCGCGCTGTCGCGCTGCTCGACCTCAAGACGGGCAATTTGACCGAGGCGCGCAGCCTGCTCGGGCGCGCGCTGGCGATTGCCCAAGACAAGCTCGGGCCGCGCCATCAGGACACGATCGCAACCCTGATCAATCTCGCCGACGTCGATCGCCGCGAGGGCGAATGGGCCGACAGCCTGACGCGCCTGCGGCTCGCCGCCACCGCGCTCGACGCACAGCGAAATGCGCAATTCACTCGT
This genomic interval from Bradyrhizobium guangzhouense contains the following:
- a CDS encoding glycerophosphodiester phosphodiesterase codes for the protein MTDKAMAFDLEAHRGGRALLPENTLPAFANALTMGVDTLELDVGVTSDGEVVVSHERGLNPDLARDADGTYVAAPGTPFVKLRFADVRTYDVGRIRPDSAYAKQFPDQRAVPGTRIPTLKELFALVRKSGNERVRFNIETKIDPDHPDQSLGPQAFVSKLLGVTADEKFSDRVMIQSFDWRTLLLVQQQAPKIPTVYLTLQRGSAPTNALDKATSWTAGFNPADHGGSLPRTIKAAGGAVWSPYFGDVTGALVAEAHTLGLRVVVWTVNKPEDMARMIELGVDGIISDRPDLLRQVAGEKGIALPAGTPVQP